TGGCCGAGGCCGGGCGCGGCGTCGGGCGGGGGCTGGCCCTGGCCGCGGCCGCCATCGCGGCGGGGTTCTTCGCTTTCCTCCCCACCTCCTATGTCGGCGTGGCCGAGCTGGGCGCCATCGCCGGGCTGGGCATGGGCATCGCCTTCCTCCTCACCGTCACCCTGCTGCCGGCGCTGCTGGTGCTGATGCGCCCGCCCGCCGGCGGGCGAGCGGAATTCGGATACGCCGCCCTCGCCCCAGTGGAGCGGCTGCTGGAGCGGGAGCGCCGCCCCGTGCTGATCGGCGCCGGGCTGGTGGCCCTGGCCTGCCTCGCCGCGCTGCCCTTCGTGCGCTTCGACTTCAACCCGCTGCACCTCCGCAACCCCGGCGCGGAATCCATGACCACCTTGCGGGACATCTCAGCCGATGCGGATCGCACGCCGAACACGATCAGCGTCCTGCTCCCCACCAGGGCGGAGGCGGAAGCGATGGCTCGCCGGCTGGAGACCCTGCCGGAGGTGCTGCGGACGGTCAGCCTCGCCACCTTCATCCCCTCCCGTCAGGAGGAGAAGCTGGCCTTCGTCGGGGACGCCGCCGGCCTCCTCGGCCCCGTGCTGGAGGGGGTGCAGCCCCTGCCCCCGCCGGATGACGCGGAGCGTGCCCGCGCCCTGCAGGGCACCGCGGAAGCCCTGCGCCGCACGGCCGGTGATGCCGGGGACCCCGCCGCTGGGGCCGCCCGCCGGCTGGCGGATGCAATGGCCAGCCTCGCTACCGGCACCCCGGCGCAGCGCGCGGCGGCGGACGAGGCCGTCTCCGCCCCGCTCCGCGTACTGCTCGCCCAACTCCGCGCCCTGCTCTCCGCCGGCCCGGTGACCGAGGCCGACCTGCCGCCCGACCTCGTGGCCGACTGGCGCACCGCCGATGGCCGCTGGCGGGTGGAGGCCTACCCGCGCGGCAACCCGAACGACAACGATAACCTCGTCCGCTTCTCGGACGCCGTGCTGGCCGTGGCGCCGGAGGCGGTGGGGCCGCCCATCTCCATCCAGGCGGCGGGTGGCATGGTGGTCTCCGCCTTCATCCAGGCCGGGCTCCTCTCCTTCATCGCCGTCACCGCCCTGCTGGCCCTGGTGCTGCGCCGTGTCCGGGACGTGGTGCTGACAATGCTGCCGGTGCTGCTCAGCGGGTTGCTGACGCTCGCCACCTGCGCCGCGCTGGACCTGCCGCTGAACTTTGCCAACATCATCGCCCTGCCCCTGCTCTTTGGCATCGGCGTGGCCTTCAACGTCTACTTCGTCGTCGCCTGGCGGGCGGGGGAGCACCACCTGCTGCAGTCCAGCCTCATGCGGGCGGTGATCTTCAGCGCGCTGACCACGGCGACGGCCTTCGGCGCCCTCTGGCTCTCCACCCATCCCGGCACGGCGAGCATGGGGCGGCTGCTGATGATCTCGCTGGGCTGGGAAATCCTCGTCACCCTGCTCATCCGCCCCGCCCTGCTGGCCCGGCCGCCCGAGGAGAGGGCCGTGAAAGCCGCCTGACGTCACAGGCTCGTGCTGGAAAGGATGCTGGGCGGCGGCGGCCGGCTCCGCTTATGATTCCGTGATGGTCCAAGCCTCGATTCGCGCCCTGCTCCTCCTGGGCGCCCTCTCCCTCGGCGCCTGCGCCACCCGGAACGCCGATGGCGTGGCCTCCGCTACCCCGGGCGACCCCTGGGAGGCGACGAACCGCGACGTGCTGGACGCCAACCTGGCCGTGGACGACGCCGTGCTGAAGCCCGTGGCCCAGGGATACCGGGCCGTGGTGCCGGAGCCCGTCCGCACCGGCGTCCGCAACGTGCTGGACAACATCCAGGAGCCGCGGATCCTCGTGAACAACCTTCTCCAGGGCCGCTTCCTGGATGCCGGGCACACGACGATGCGCTTCTTCTTCAACTCCACCGTCGGGCTGGGCGGCATCTTCGACGTGGCCACCGATTTCGGGATCGCCCGCCGCACCGGCGATTTCGGCCAGACCCTCTATTCCTGGGGGCTGGAGGACGGGCCCTTCGTCATGCTGCCCCTCGCCGGCCCTTCCAACGTGCGGGACACGGTGGGGCTGGTGGCGGACGGCTTCACCAACCCCCTCACCTACTTCATCCCCTTCGAGGGCAACGTGGCCCGCGCCGTGGTGGGCGGCGTGGACCTGCGGGAACAGAACATCGAGAACCTGGACGCCCTGCGCAGCGGCTCGCTGGACTTCTACGCGCGGCTGCGCAGCGTGTGGCAGCAGCGGCGGGACGTGGAGCTGGGCCGCACCGGCGACGTGGGCGACAGGATCGACGTGCTGGAGGACCCGGGGGCGCGGTAGCCCCCTTTACCCCTGCAGCAGCGCCGCGGTGCGGCGCTGAAGGTCCGCCACCAGCCGCTCCGCCCCGCCATCCCGCAGCAGCGCCCCGAACTCGGAGCGGCGGGAGGCCAACTCGCTGATCGTGCCGGTCAGGTACACGTCCACGATGCGGAACCCCGCGCTGCCGGAGCGGAGAAGGTAGTTCAGCTGCACCGGCGCGTCGTTCACCCGGTTCAGCGTCGTCCGCACCATGCGGTCCCCGTTCTGCAAGGCCTGCTCACCCGTGGTGGTGAAGCTCTCGCCGGAGAAGCCCTTGAACTGGCTGGCGTAGTTGGCCGTCGTCCAGTCGGAGAAGGCCTGCACCAGCCGCGCCTGCGCGTCGGGTGCGATCCCGGTCCAGGCCGGGCCCACCGCGATGCGCGTCATCGCCGGCAGGTCGAAGGCGGCGTCCATGGCCGGGCGCAGCCGCTCGTAGCGGCCGCGCGCGCCCAACTGGGTGGCGTTCCGCATCAGCTCGATCAGCGTGGCGTGGAAGCGCTCCACCACCGCGCGCGGGTCGGCCGCCTGGGCGAGTGCGAGGCCCGGCACGGCGGCGGCCAGGGCACCGAGGAGGAGGCGGCGGGAGGGGCGGGAGTCCTGCATGGCCGGAGCCATAGCACGGCCCGCGCGCCCTGCCGCCATCAAGGCCGCGCTACTACCCCGCGGTGACCTTCGCGGCCCGGATCACGGGCGTCCAGAGGTCGAACTCCGCCCGCACGAAGCGGTCCAGCTCGTCGGGCGCGGAGGGCTCCGCCTCCGTCCCCAGCTCCGCCAGCCGCGCCTTCACGGCAGGGTCGCCCAGGATCTCGCGCAGCGCCGCGTTGAAGCGCGCCACGATCTCCGGCGCCGTCGCGCGCGGCGCGAAGGCCGCGGTCCAGGACCGCACGGCGAAGCCGGGCACGCCGGATTCCGCGACCGTGGGGATATCCGGCTTCAGGGCGGACCGCCTCTCCCCCGCGACGGCCAGGATGCGGACCGTCCCCGCCTCGCCCTGCGGCAGCGCCGTTGGCAGGTTCAGGAACGACAGGGAGACCTGCCCCGCCACCAGGTCGTTCAGCGCCGGCCCGCCGCCGCGATAGGGCACGTGGTCGATGTCCACGCCCGCCATCATCTTGAACAGCTCACCCGCCAGGTGCTGCGAACCGCCGACGCCGGAGGAGGCGAAGGAGTGCTTCCCCGGCTCCCGCTTCAGCAGCGCGAGCAGGCCGCGCAGGTCGCTCACGCCGAGCCGGTTCGCCACCGTCAGCGCCAGCGGCACGTCCACCAGCATGGAGATGCCCGCGAAGGCCTCGCGCGGGTCCGGCACCGTGCCGGGCGCCACGATCGGGTACATCACGTGATTGCTGGCGGAGGAGATGAGGAACAGCGTGCCGTCCGACGGGCCGCGCGCCACCGCCGCCATGCCGATGGAGCCGCCCGCGCCCGTGCGGTTCTCCACCACGAAGGATTGGCCCAGCGCGGCCTGCAGCTTCGGCGCCAGCAACCGCGCCACCACGTCGTTCGAGCCGCCCGCCGCGTAGGGCACGAGCAGCGTCACCGGCCGCTCCGGCCAGCCGCGCTGCGCGAGCGCGGGCGCTGCCAGGATCATGCCGGATGCCGCCACCAGGCGGCGGCGCGTCATCTCATTCATGCCTTTCCTCCACTGCACTTTCTTCAAAGCTTCCGTTCTCGTCGCGTGCTCGGCGCTTGCGCCACCGCCCTCGCGCTTGCCACGATGACGGCACGTCGCCGCCGGA
This genomic window from Pararoseomonas sp. SCSIO 73927 contains:
- a CDS encoding ABC transporter substrate-binding protein, translating into MQDSRPSRRLLLGALAAAVPGLALAQAADPRAVVERFHATLIELMRNATQLGARGRYERLRPAMDAAFDLPAMTRIAVGPAWTGIAPDAQARLVQAFSDWTTANYASQFKGFSGESFTTTGEQALQNGDRMVRTTLNRVNDAPVQLNYLLRSGSAGFRIVDVYLTGTISELASRRSEFGALLRDGGAERLVADLQRRTAALLQG
- a CDS encoding VacJ family lipoprotein; translation: MVQASIRALLLLGALSLGACATRNADGVASATPGDPWEATNRDVLDANLAVDDAVLKPVAQGYRAVVPEPVRTGVRNVLDNIQEPRILVNNLLQGRFLDAGHTTMRFFFNSTVGLGGIFDVATDFGIARRTGDFGQTLYSWGLEDGPFVMLPLAGPSNVRDTVGLVADGFTNPLTYFIPFEGNVARAVVGGVDLREQNIENLDALRSGSLDFYARLRSVWQQRRDVELGRTGDVGDRIDVLEDPGAR
- a CDS encoding MMPL family transporter, yielding MTPRSSPAGRPSLTGRLVALSAARPWAVLLLGLILAAGAAHYAARHFAMTTDTAELISTDLVWRQREIAYDRAFPGQEDLVVAVVDGATPEIAESAAARLAEALAARPDLFRSVRRPDGGPFFDRNGLLLLPLEEVQAGMEGLIRAQPFLGPLAADPSLRGVAGALSTVLQGVALGQARLADIQPAATALAGTFEALLAGRPAPFSWRALFSGGPPNPRELRRFVLVQPVMDFTALQPGRAGTEALQETAARLGLDPAHGVTIRLTGPVPLADEEFASLAEDMDVVAVAMVLALVGIVWFAVRSARFMAAILFTTLIGLVITAGLGLLAIGRFNLISVAFIPLFVGLGVDFSIQLSMRALAERLNHPDLRDALAEAGRGVGRGLALAAAAIAAGFFAFLPTSYVGVAELGAIAGLGMGIAFLLTVTLLPALLVLMRPPAGGRAEFGYAALAPVERLLERERRPVLIGAGLVALACLAALPFVRFDFNPLHLRNPGAESMTTLRDISADADRTPNTISVLLPTRAEAEAMARRLETLPEVLRTVSLATFIPSRQEEKLAFVGDAAGLLGPVLEGVQPLPPPDDAERARALQGTAEALRRTAGDAGDPAAGAARRLADAMASLATGTPAQRAAADEAVSAPLRVLLAQLRALLSAGPVTEADLPPDLVADWRTADGRWRVEAYPRGNPNDNDNLVRFSDAVLAVAPEAVGPPISIQAAGGMVVSAFIQAGLLSFIAVTALLALVLRRVRDVVLTMLPVLLSGLLTLATCAALDLPLNFANIIALPLLFGIGVAFNVYFVVAWRAGEHHLLQSSLMRAVIFSALTTATAFGALWLSTHPGTASMGRLLMISLGWEILVTLLIRPALLARPPEERAVKAA
- a CDS encoding tripartite tricarboxylate transporter substrate binding protein, giving the protein MNEMTRRRLVAASGMILAAPALAQRGWPERPVTLLVPYAAGGSNDVVARLLAPKLQAALGQSFVVENRTGAGGSIGMAAVARGPSDGTLFLISSASNHVMYPIVAPGTVPDPREAFAGISMLVDVPLALTVANRLGVSDLRGLLALLKREPGKHSFASSGVGGSQHLAGELFKMMAGVDIDHVPYRGGGPALNDLVAGQVSLSFLNLPTALPQGEAGTVRILAVAGERRSALKPDIPTVAESGVPGFAVRSWTAAFAPRATAPEIVARFNAALREILGDPAVKARLAELGTEAEPSAPDELDRFVRAEFDLWTPVIRAAKVTAG